The Streptomyces racemochromogenes DNA segment CCGGGAGCCGCAGCTGCCCGGCCACCTCGGCGACCGTCACCGCCGCCGCGCCGGCGCACGCGCGCAGGGCGAGGGTGTGCTCGGCTCCGAGCGGGATGCCCGGGCGGACGCCGGTGGCGGTCATCCGGGACAGCAGGTCGAGCGCGACGGCGGGACGGGTCCGGCCGCCGCAGGCGGTGTACGGGCGCATGACCCGGCCGGCGGAGTCGTCCAGCCAGGGCGTGTCCCTGGCCGTGCCGAAGCCGGCCGGCGGGAAACCGTGGACCCCCCTCGCCCAGGCCCTCATCGCTCCGCGTCGGCGACGGGCCGGCGCGGCGGGGCCGCCAGGTACGGCCGTACGCTCTTGACCAGCATCGCCATCTCGTAGCCGAGCACGCCGGCGTCGGCTTCCCGGTCCGCGAGCACCGCCAGGCAGGTGCCGGAGCCGGCGGCGGAGACGAAGACGAGTGCGGTGTCGAGTTCCACGACGACCTGCCGGACCTCTGCCCCGTCCCCGAAGCGGGCGCCGGCGCTGCGGCCGAGGGAGTAGAGGCCGGAGGCGAGGGCGGCCATGTGGTCGGCGCTGTCGGAGTCCAGGCCGTGGACGCAGGTGACGAGTCCGTCGGCGGTGAGCAGGACCGCGCTGCGGGTGTACGGGACCCGTTGGACCAGACCGCTGAGCAGCCAGTCGAGATCGGAGAGGCTGCCTGTCTTACTGCCTGTCTTCGTCGCGAGTTCGCCGGCCATGGGGGTGTGCTCCTTGCTGGGGTTCATGCCTGTTCGTCGGTCTGGGCGAGGCCGAAGCCCCGCTGGAAGGCCGCCATCAGGCCGGGGTCGTGCAGGGGTTGTTCGGTTTCGTCGGTCCGCCGGGGGGCGGGGGCCTCGCGCAGCTGGGGCACGAGGTGCTGCTGGGCACGGCGCCGGGGAAGGGGCGGTCGCGCCGCTTCGGGGGCGGGGCTCTGCGGGGGGACGCGGTGCGGCGGGGGCTGCGCCGCCCAGGCCCGGGCGGGGCCGGGCCGCGCGCCCGGTTCCGGGGTCCCGGGGCCCGGGTGCCGGGGCCAGGCCGGCTCCAGGCCGGCTGCCGCGCCGGTGCCGGGGTCCAGGGGCCAGGCTGGCTCCAGGCCGGGTACCGCGCCGGTGCCGGGGTCCAGGGGCCAGGCGGGGTCCGGGCCGGGTACCGCGCCGGTGCCGGGGTCCAGGGGCCAGGCGGGGTCCGGGTCCGGGGCCTCCTCGGCTGCGGGGCCCCAGGCCCAGACGGATCCGCCGGGTCCCGGCGCGGCGACGACCGGCCCGAGTCCGGCGCCGCCCGCGCCGGGGCCGGGCTCCGCGCCCCACGCCGTCGGCTCGGAACCCGGGGCCGGGGCCGGCGGCAGGGCCGGCGCCAGGACACCGTCCAGCCCCCCGGCCGGCTCCGGCACCGCACCTCCGGCCGGAGCCGCCTCCACGGCCGGAGCCGCTTCCCGGGCCGGGGTGGCTACCGGGCCCCTCTCCGGCGCCTGCCAGAAGCCCCGGGCCGCCCCGCCGGCCGGGTCGACGACGTACGCCGCGTCCGGGACGTCGTCGCCCGCGCGCCGGCCCTCGGCGGCGTACGGCAACGCGGCCGGGTCCGGGTCGGCCGCGGGCGCCGGGGCCAGGCCGTCGGGGCCACCCGGGCGCCGGCCCTCGGCCGCGTACGGCAACGGGGTCCGGGCCGGGCCCGGTTCGGCGGCGGGGGGCGGGGCCGGGCGGGTGGGCCGGGCCGTCGGGGGCAGGGGGTCGCGGGGCACGGGGCGCAGGGTGTCCGGCCAGGAGACGGTGCCCCACGAGGTGGCCCGGGAGCCGCCCGCCGCGTCGGCCGCGCCGGGGGCCTCCGCGCCCAGCAGGCCCTGGGGCAGTACGAGGACCGCCAGCACCCCGCCGTAGATGTTGGACTTCAGCTCGACGGCGATGCCGTGCCGCCGGGCCAGCGCCGAGACCACGAACAGGCCGATCCGCCCGTCGGCCAGCAGGTGCCGGACGCTCACCTGGTCGGGGTCGGCCAGCAGGGTGTTCATCCGGTGCTGCTCCTCCGCCGGCATGCCCAGCCCGCGGTCCTCGACCTCGACGGCGATCCCGGCGGTGACCCGCTCGGCCCGCACCACCACGTCGGTGTCGGGGGCGGAGAACACCGTGGCGTTCTCGACGAGTTCGGCCAGCAGGTGGACCACGTCGGCGACGGCGTGGCCCCGGACGGTGCCGCCCGCCGGGGGCACCACCTTGACCCGGGTGTACTGCTCGACCTCGGCCACCGAGGACCGCAGCACCTCGCTCAGGTCGATGGGCCGGGTCCACTGGCGCCGGGAGGCGGCCCCGCCCAGCACCGCGAGGTTCTCGGCGTGCCGGCGGATCCGGGTGGCGAGGTGGTCGACGTGGAAGAGCTCCTTGAGCAGGTCGGGGTCCTCGACGGTGTCCTCCAGCCCGTCGAGCAGGGAGATCTCGCGGTGCACGAGCGACTGGAGCCGGCGCGCGAGGTTGACGAAGACCTCCACCTTGCGGTCGCTGTCGGTCGGCGCGGCCGGCAGGGCCAGCCGTACGAGGGTCGTCTGCGCCTGCTCCCGGGCGCCGCGCAGCTCCTGCGCGAGCAGCCAGAACTCGTCCACCCCGGCCTGCTCGCCCTCCGGCGGGGCCCCGGCCCGGTCCCCGCGGACGGGGCGGACGGGACCCTCCCCGCGGGCGAGCCGCTCGGCGGCGGTGCGCAGTTCCTCGCGCCCGCGCACGCTGGAGCGGCGCAGCGCCTCGCAGCGGTCCCGGACGGCCTTGGCGGCGCGCTGGGCCCCGAGCAGGGCGGCCGCGAGCGCTCCGACGGCGAGCAGGGCGCAGCCCGCGAGTACGGGCCAGAGCCGGTCGTCGCGCGCTCCGGATCCCCCGCCGAGGTGGAGGGTGAACATGACCGCGGCGGCGCCGCTGAGCCCGGCGGCGAGCGTGGGCAGTACGGCGGCGCGGATCAGCTGGGGGCGTATCTGCCGGCCCGGTCCCTTGACGGCGTGTCTCGACGGGGAGTGGCGGGCGGCGCGGAGTCCGGACATCGGCGTCCTCGGTACGTGGGGCCCGGCCCCCAGCGAGTCGCGGGGCCCGGTGTTGATCACCGGATACCCACGCTAGACCGCACGATCCCGCAGCTGTTGCCCAGTTGGGGAACTTCACCGGGGTGCTTCCCGCTCCCGATGGAGCGCTCGTACGACAGCCCGAATGCGCCGGGAGCGCTTGCTCCCGCACGGGCGGGGGCGTGCGCCGCCGGGGCGGTGCGGGGCTCACAGCTCCTGGCGCGGCCAGTCCAGGAGCCGGGCGCCGATGACGGCGGTCTGCAGCATGTAGCGGTGTTCGGGGTCGGCGGGGTCGGCGCCGGTGAGCTGGTGGACGCGTTCGAGGCGGTAGGTGAGGGTGCGCACGCCCAGCCTGAGGCGCCGGGCCGCGGCGGCGGCGTTGCAGCCCGTGTCGAAGTACGCGGTGAGGGTGTCGAGCAGGGGGACGGCTCCGCCGCGGGCGTCGCGGAGCGGGCCGAGGGTGTGGCGTACGAGGTCGGCCATGGCGTCCCGGTCGCGGGTGAGGACGGGGTAGACGAGGAGTTCGGCGGCGCGCAGTACGGGCCCGGCGAGGTCCATGCGTTCGGCGAGGTCGAGGACGCCCAGGGCCTCCTCGTAGGAGTGGACGACGCCGCCGGCGCCGCTGTGGGGGCGTCCGATGGCGACGGGGGTGCCGTCGGCGGCGGCGCGGGCCTGCCGGGCGAAGTGGGTGAGGACCTCGTCCTGGTCGCCAGGGGCGACGCAGACGAGCCGGCCGTCCTTGGTCGTGAGCAGGATGCGGCGGGCGCCGAAGCGGGCGAACAGCGCCTGTTCCACGCGGCGCAGGAGGGAGCCGGAGTCGTCGTCGGACGCGCGGTGGCCGGCGACGGCGACGGCGTGGGTGTGGGAGAAGCGCAGTCCGAAGCGTTCGGCGCGCTCGGCCAGCCGGCCGAGGTCGCTTCCTGCGTAGAGCAGGTCGTCGACGAACTCGCGGCGGGCGGCCTCCTCTTGGCGGACGGCGGCGTTCTGGGCGTGCTCGAAGCCCTCGACGAAGGCGTCGATCGCCTGCTCGACGGCGGCGAGGAGGCGGTGGGCGGGTGCGTCCGGGCCGGGCCAGGCGGCACGGGTGGCGAGCAGGTGGCCGCCGACGAGGGTCCGCAGGCCGTGGCCGGCCTCGGCGGCCCGCTCCCCGAACTCCCTGCGGGTCCGCAACTCGGCCCGGCTCAGGGGCCGTCCGGTCTCGGCCACGTCGGCGAGGATCCGTTCGTACCCGGCCAGGTATTCGGGGGATATCCGGTGCTCCGCCACCCCGTTCTCCTTTGTTTTCCATGGTCAATGCGGCGTCAAGAGTACGTAAAAGACCGCGAAATACGCCAATTCGCCGACGGCGGGCCCCGGCTGCGGTGCGGGTGACGGACTCCGGCAAGGCGGGGGCGGCGAATCTGCCGGAATCGGGCAGTGAAATGCGGTCCTCCGGCAGCCAGGATGTTCATGATCGTTTGCGGCGCGGGCCACGCTCCGGCCGCATGCCGTTGACGTCTGCGTTCTTGGAGGACGAAAAGTGGATCCGACCGCGGGCTTCGGTTTCGCCGCAGGACTCGTCGCGATGGGCGCGGTGGTCCACTACACGAGGAACCAGGTCGCGAGCGGCGCGACAGGGCGCAACTCGGCGCTGGGAATCCGCACCAGGGCGACCATGGCCTCGGACGGCGCGTGGCGTGCGGGGCACGCGGCGGCCGCTCCGATGCTGACCGTCGCGTTCCTGACCGCCTACGCCGCGGCCGCGGTCTCCCTCGCCCTGGCCGTGGCGGCGGCGTCGACCGGCTCGGGAAGCCCGGCGGCCCTCGTGGTCCCGGCGGCCGGGACCGTGGCGTTCCTCGCGCTCCTCGTGACGGCGGCGGTCAAGGCGAATGCGGCCGCACGCGCGGCCGACGACCCGGACCGCCCGTCCGGCCCGCACTGAACGGCATCGAAGAAACACCACACGTCCAAGGAGGACGGCATGAACTCCCTTTCCAGAAAGACCGTTGCCGCGGCGGCACTCGTCTCGGTCATCGTCGGGGGCGGCATCACCGCCCAGACCGCATTCGCGGACGCGGGCCACGGCACTTCCGCGCCGGGCAGGGCACGGCTCAAGGACGCGGCGAAGAACACCGCGGAATACAGCGATACGGATCTGCTGCGGCTGCTGCTCGCCGCACAGGGTCCGATCGCCGACGCGCACCCCGAGCTGAAGCGGATGCTCAGCTTCGATCCCGCCAAGCCACGGACCGACGACGAGGCGCTCGACCGGGTCATCGCGGGATACCTGGCCGCCCACCCCGGGTTCCACGAGGACACGGCGGCCGGGTTCCACAGTGGCGATCCGGTGCGCGTCGACGCCGCGCTCCGCGACTTCTCGGTCTCCTTCAACAAGTGGCTCGGGCAGACCTCCCGGCCGGCCGGCGACGGCGCGGGCCCGGCCGGGGTGGCCCAGGCGCGCGGCTGGTTCTGGATGGGCGCCTACGTGGCCGTCTACGTGAACGCCGTGGGCGCCGCCAACGCCGTCGCCTACACGAACGCGGGGGTCGCCACCAACGCCCTCGCCACCCTCGTGGTCGTCACCTGGTACCTGGAGGACGGCAGCCCGAACGGCTCGGACATCGAGCGGGACGCGTTCGTCGACGCCCTGACGTCCGCCCTCACGTGAGGCACGGCCCGGCGGCCACGGAGCAGCACGCCGCCGATCACCCCGGTGTCCCGGTCCGGGTCCTGGTCTCCGCCGCGGGAGGCGTCCTGCTGGTCGGGGCCCTGCTGGCCGGATCGGTCTTCTTCTCGCTTCCGAGCAACGTGCTCTCCACGCGCGACGGGGGTGACCTGAGGGCGCTGTCCGCGAGGCTCCTGCCGCAGAGCTGGGCCTTCTTCACCAAGCCCCCGAGCGACCCCGAGTTCGTCCCCTACCTGGTCTCCGACGGTGGCGTCGCGCACGCCGCGCTGCTGCCGAACTCGCGCGCGGAGAACCTCTACGGGCTCACCCGCCGCCAGCGCGCGCAGGGCCCCGAGGTCGCGGCGATGGCGAACCAGGTGCGGACGTGGCGGGACTGCGAGGGGATCGAGGGGGACTGCCCGGCCGTGGTCGCCGGGTCCCCGGGAGCCGTCTCCGTCGAGAACACCTCCCCGGTCCCGACCCTGTGCGGGCGGGTGGTCCTCGTCGAGACGAGGCCGGTCCCGTGGAAGTTCCGTGACCGGTACGAGGGGTGGCGCCTCGACAAGAGGGCCGCCGTGGTGGAGGCGACGTGTTCGGGGAACGACTGACGGCGGTGCTGGAGCGGTCCGTCCGCCGCTTCCCGGCCGAGTCCCGGGCCCTCGGGGCGGGCAGGTCGGTGATCGCCCTGGCCCAGGCGTCCGTCCTGGCGTTCACCCCGGCGTCGCACCTCTTCGTGCCGGTGGGCGGCACCGAGACCGGCTGCTCGGCCCCGGTGCAGGCCGTGTCGCTGTACTGCCTGGCGGACACGGCGGACCGGCAGGTGGTCAGCCTGGTGGTGCTGGCCCTGCTCCTCGTCGTCGCGAGCGGGATCCTGCCCCGCTTCACGACCGTCCTGCACTTCTGGGCGTCCCTCTCCCTGGGCCAGTCGGTCTCGCTGCCGGACGGGGGCGACGCCGTCGCCCAGGTCGTCACCTTCTTCCTCGTCCTGGCCTGCGCCGGTGACAGGAGGACCTGGCACTGGCAGCGGCCCCGCGGCGGGGACCGGGCGGGATCGGTCTGGACGGGGATCGCCTGGGCGGGCTGGTGGGGGGTGCGGCTCCAGGTCGCGTACATCTACCTCGACAGCGCCCTCGCGAAGCTGCCCGTCGGCCCGTGGTCGGAGGGCAGTGCGACGTACTACGTCGCGCGCATGGAGAACTTCGGGGCGGCCGGCCTGTTCGCCGACCTGTTCCGGTGGGCGACGGGGATCACCCTGATCGCCCTCCTGACCACCTGGGGGACCATCCTCGCGGAAGGCCTGATCGCCCTGTTCCTGCTGCGCCGGGAGTCCCGGCAGGCCGTGGCCGCGGCGATCAGCGCGGCCCTGCACGTCCTGATCGTCCTTCAGATCGGGATCGTGTCCTTCGGGTTCGTCATGGTGGGGGCGGTGCTGTGCGCGGCCTCCCGGGGCGTCGACGCGTACGCCCCGTACTGGCGCGGCCGGCTCTCACACCGGCCGCCGGCCGGTCTCACCGCCCGCCTCCAGCCCTAGGAAACGGCCGTCGGCCGTGGTGCGCACGTTCCCGTGCGCACCACGGCCGACGGCCGTTTCGCGTGTCACCGCTCCCCGGCCAGGTCCAGGTCTGGGGCCCGGGTGCCGCCGCGCGGCAGGTCCTGCGGAGCCGGGGTGCGCCACGGGTGGGCGATGGGCGTGGAGACCGGGCGCCACCAGGGCTCGACGGGCAGCGTCCCGGCGGGCTCGAAGGGCTCGCCGGGGCGCGGGGCGGCGACGCGCTGGCCCGCGCCCTCGGCGGCGTCGAGCGTCCACTCGGCGGGCTCGGCCCAGGCGTGGAAGGCCAGGTTGAAGGTGCCCCAGTGGATCGGCAGCAGCGTGCCGGCCGGGGTGCCGCCCTGGAGGTCGAGGTGGGCCCGCAGGCCCTCCTCGGGGGTCATGTGGATGTCGGGCCAGTACTCCGAGTAGGCGCCGATCTGGATCATCGTGGCGTCGAACGGGCCGTGCTCGGCGCCGATCTCCTTGAAGCCCGGGAAGTAGCCGGTGTCCCCGCTGTGGAAGATCCGGTGCTCCGCGCTGCTGACGACCCAGGAGGCCCACAGGGTGAACTGCTGGTTGCGCAGGCCGCGCCCGCAGAAGTGACGGGCGGGAGTGGCGGTGAGGGTGAGGCCCGCGACCTCGGTCGACTCGTTCCAGTCGAGTTCGCGCAGCCGGTCCGGCGAGACGCCCCAGCGCTCCAGGTGCGCGCCGACGCCCAGCGGGACGGCGAAGACCGTGTCCGTGCGGGCCAGGGCCTTGATGGTGGGGAGGTCGAGGTGGTCGTAGTGGTCGTGGGAGATCACGACGACGTCGACGGAGCCCAGCGAGGCCAGCGGCACCGGGACGGGGTGGAGCCGCTTGGGCCCGGCGAAGGGGAAGGGGGAGCAGCGGTCGCCCCACACGGGGTCGAAGAGGACGCGGCGCCCGTCGATCTCCGCGAGGATGCTGGAGTGGCCCATCCAGGTCAGCCGGAGCCCGCTGGCCGGCGGCTTGGCCAGGTCGGCGAGGGTGGTCGGGTGGACGGGGATCGGCGCTTCGGGGCTGCGGCGGGCCCGCTGCTCCTTGTGGA contains these protein-coding regions:
- a CDS encoding DUF742 domain-containing protein, with the translated sequence MRAWARGVHGFPPAGFGTARDTPWLDDSAGRVMRPYTACGGRTRPAVALDLLSRMTATGVRPGIPLGAEHTLALRACAGAAAVTVAEVAGQLRLPAVVVKVLLSDLMEYGAVMAQAPRFPSGGGSFAADDLCLLRAVLDGLRRRL
- a CDS encoding roadblock/LC7 domain-containing protein, with the translated sequence MAGELATKTGSKTGSLSDLDWLLSGLVQRVPYTRSAVLLTADGLVTCVHGLDSDSADHMAALASGLYSLGRSAGARFGDGAEVRQVVVELDTALVFVSAAGSGTCLAVLADREADAGVLGYEMAMLVKSVRPYLAAPPRRPVADAER
- a CDS encoding sensor histidine kinase, translating into MSGLRAARHSPSRHAVKGPGRQIRPQLIRAAVLPTLAAGLSGAAAVMFTLHLGGGSGARDDRLWPVLAGCALLAVGALAAALLGAQRAAKAVRDRCEALRRSSVRGREELRTAAERLARGEGPVRPVRGDRAGAPPEGEQAGVDEFWLLAQELRGAREQAQTTLVRLALPAAPTDSDRKVEVFVNLARRLQSLVHREISLLDGLEDTVEDPDLLKELFHVDHLATRIRRHAENLAVLGGAASRRQWTRPIDLSEVLRSSVAEVEQYTRVKVVPPAGGTVRGHAVADVVHLLAELVENATVFSAPDTDVVVRAERVTAGIAVEVEDRGLGMPAEEQHRMNTLLADPDQVSVRHLLADGRIGLFVVSALARRHGIAVELKSNIYGGVLAVLVLPQGLLGAEAPGAADAAGGSRATSWGTVSWPDTLRPVPRDPLPPTARPTRPAPPPAAEPGPARTPLPYAAEGRRPGGPDGLAPAPAADPDPAALPYAAEGRRAGDDVPDAAYVVDPAGGAARGFWQAPERGPVATPAREAAPAVEAAPAGGAVPEPAGGLDGVLAPALPPAPAPGSEPTAWGAEPGPGAGGAGLGPVVAAPGPGGSVWAWGPAAEEAPDPDPAWPLDPGTGAVPGPDPAWPLDPGTGAVPGLEPAWPLDPGTGAAAGLEPAWPRHPGPGTPEPGARPGPARAWAAQPPPHRVPPQSPAPEAARPPLPRRRAQQHLVPQLREAPAPRRTDETEQPLHDPGLMAAFQRGFGLAQTDEQA
- a CDS encoding helix-turn-helix domain-containing protein codes for the protein MAEHRISPEYLAGYERILADVAETGRPLSRAELRTRREFGERAAEAGHGLRTLVGGHLLATRAAWPGPDAPAHRLLAAVEQAIDAFVEGFEHAQNAAVRQEEAARREFVDDLLYAGSDLGRLAERAERFGLRFSHTHAVAVAGHRASDDDSGSLLRRVEQALFARFGARRILLTTKDGRLVCVAPGDQDEVLTHFARQARAAADGTPVAIGRPHSGAGGVVHSYEEALGVLDLAERMDLAGPVLRAAELLVYPVLTRDRDAMADLVRHTLGPLRDARGGAVPLLDTLTAYFDTGCNAAAAARRLRLGVRTLTYRLERVHQLTGADPADPEHRYMLQTAVIGARLLDWPRQEL
- a CDS encoding SdpI family protein — translated: MDPTAGFGFAAGLVAMGAVVHYTRNQVASGATGRNSALGIRTRATMASDGAWRAGHAAAAPMLTVAFLTAYAAAAVSLALAVAAASTGSGSPAALVVPAAGTVAFLALLVTAAVKANAAARAADDPDRPSGPH
- a CDS encoding SdpA family antimicrobial peptide system protein, whose product is MRHGPAATEQHAADHPGVPVRVLVSAAGGVLLVGALLAGSVFFSLPSNVLSTRDGGDLRALSARLLPQSWAFFTKPPSDPEFVPYLVSDGGVAHAALLPNSRAENLYGLTRRQRAQGPEVAAMANQVRTWRDCEGIEGDCPAVVAGSPGAVSVENTSPVPTLCGRVVLVETRPVPWKFRDRYEGWRLDKRAAVVEATCSGND
- a CDS encoding sporulation-delaying protein SdpB family protein translates to MFGERLTAVLERSVRRFPAESRALGAGRSVIALAQASVLAFTPASHLFVPVGGTETGCSAPVQAVSLYCLADTADRQVVSLVVLALLLVVASGILPRFTTVLHFWASLSLGQSVSLPDGGDAVAQVVTFFLVLACAGDRRTWHWQRPRGGDRAGSVWTGIAWAGWWGVRLQVAYIYLDSALAKLPVGPWSEGSATYYVARMENFGAAGLFADLFRWATGITLIALLTTWGTILAEGLIALFLLRRESRQAVAAAISAALHVLIVLQIGIVSFGFVMVGAVLCAASRGVDAYAPYWRGRLSHRPPAGLTARLQP
- a CDS encoding MBL fold metallo-hydrolase — encoded protein: MTGSLPPRPRLRALRPEAFGADPSGARLERILRSPNFADGVFQNPVGARTRPSGSMAEFAKLYFHKEQRARRSPEAPIPVHPTTLADLAKPPASGLRLTWMGHSSILAEIDGRRVLFDPVWGDRCSPFPFAGPKRLHPVPVPLASLGSVDVVVISHDHYDHLDLPTIKALARTDTVFAVPLGVGAHLERWGVSPDRLRELDWNESTEVAGLTLTATPARHFCGRGLRNQQFTLWASWVVSSAEHRIFHSGDTGYFPGFKEIGAEHGPFDATMIQIGAYSEYWPDIHMTPEEGLRAHLDLQGGTPAGTLLPIHWGTFNLAFHAWAEPAEWTLDAAEGAGQRVAAPRPGEPFEPAGTLPVEPWWRPVSTPIAHPWRTPAPQDLPRGGTRAPDLDLAGER